A single window of Paenibacillus sp. FSL H8-0537 DNA harbors:
- a CDS encoding extracellular solute-binding protein, producing the protein MNSKAKKYTIAILALVLFFLSIWSYNPPNQSDRGKVKAMSAFEMGEHSYAKGGYDDYLNSYSTADRPAEVIRIEGESFSKTVGDGFEMADRFEGLDGKAVITPEAGAISWNLEMAEPGLYNIRIHYYPIEGKSSAIERQLAINEKVPFKGAEMLLFNRLWGNLEDAIRRDDRGNDLRPRQVEKPSWQLKTLTDSGGYYDEPYLFYFDQGQQTLSLTSSREPMAIDYIELYQEKTAKSYAEIKKEYEVAGLAPVKDQYVTIQAEEAVLKSSPTLSPLIDRSSSSVVPYDVSKLRINTIGGLNWKLPGQWIEWEVEVKEDGLYQIALKRKQDQLRGVYSTRSLMIDGQYPFTEMKRIPFKFDMNWQMNVLGGAEPYLFHLTKGTHRIRMEVSLGEIAPLLRTVESSVLQLNEMFRKILMITSNTPDPYRDYQLEKRIPEMTKVFKEQAATIQRVADYLEQATGERSDKVAVLHTMVRQLEEMVDKPETVARRLNAFKINVGGLGTWILTVREQPLTLDYLVVSSPDRELPQAEATALGRIKHELGGYIASYTEDYDSIGNTGENQRSITVWITTGRDQAQVLKSLIDDSFTSASNISVKLRLVPGNILLPATLAEEGPDVAMQIGEDVPVNYAMRNASADLSSFADFKEVASRFRDSALEPYVYSNGVYALPEQQTFPMLFYRKDILEELELTPPKTWQEVYNMISVLQKHNMEFYLPIEAATNNANLVPNATFAMLLYQNGGAFYRDEDKRSALDSEISMEAFKRWSQFYTNYKFPLQADFPNRFRTGEMPVGIADYTTYNALTVMAPEIKGLWDFTIVPGMEQQNGSINHEVASHTTAVMMLENANDKDSAWEFMKWWTDKETQVAYGREMEGLMGEAARYPTANMEALGQLPWPIKDYQNLESQWQWVRGIPQVPGGYFTGRHLDNAFRKVVNGNENPREALSDYILYINDEIAIKRKEFNLPY; encoded by the coding sequence TTGAACAGCAAAGCGAAGAAATACACAATCGCCATACTAGCTCTAGTTTTATTTTTTTTGTCCATTTGGAGCTATAACCCTCCGAATCAATCTGATAGGGGGAAGGTTAAAGCCATGAGTGCTTTTGAGATGGGAGAGCATTCCTATGCCAAGGGCGGCTATGACGACTATTTGAACAGCTATTCGACTGCCGATCGTCCGGCTGAAGTTATCCGAATCGAAGGGGAAAGCTTTTCGAAAACGGTTGGAGACGGCTTTGAAATGGCAGATCGGTTTGAAGGCTTGGATGGAAAAGCGGTGATTACGCCGGAGGCTGGAGCCATTAGCTGGAATCTGGAGATGGCAGAACCGGGACTATACAACATTAGAATTCATTATTACCCCATAGAGGGGAAAAGCTCAGCGATCGAAAGGCAGCTTGCTATTAATGAGAAGGTGCCATTCAAGGGTGCGGAAATGCTGTTGTTCAACCGACTGTGGGGTAATCTGGAAGATGCTATAAGAAGGGACGATAGAGGAAACGACCTGCGCCCGAGACAGGTCGAGAAGCCATCATGGCAGCTCAAAACTTTAACGGATAGCGGCGGTTATTATGACGAGCCGTATTTATTCTATTTTGACCAAGGGCAGCAAACCTTGTCGCTGACGTCATCACGGGAGCCAATGGCTATCGATTATATCGAGCTGTATCAGGAGAAAACCGCAAAATCATATGCGGAAATCAAAAAAGAATATGAAGTCGCAGGTTTAGCACCTGTTAAAGATCAATACGTGACGATTCAGGCGGAAGAGGCTGTGCTGAAGTCATCTCCAACCTTGAGCCCGCTTATCGACAGATCAAGTTCGTCGGTTGTTCCGTACGATGTTTCCAAGCTCAGAATCAATACGATTGGCGGACTGAATTGGAAGCTGCCTGGGCAGTGGATAGAGTGGGAAGTAGAGGTGAAGGAGGACGGCCTGTATCAAATTGCCCTTAAGCGCAAGCAGGATCAGCTCCGGGGCGTTTACAGCACACGCAGCCTGATGATTGACGGCCAGTACCCGTTTACGGAAATGAAGCGAATCCCGTTTAAATTCGATATGAACTGGCAGATGAATGTACTCGGAGGAGCGGAGCCGTATTTATTCCATCTGACGAAAGGCACGCATCGAATTCGGATGGAGGTTTCTCTCGGCGAAATTGCGCCGCTGCTGCGAACGGTTGAGTCCAGCGTTTTGCAGCTTAATGAAATGTTTAGGAAAATATTGATGATTACCTCGAATACGCCGGACCCCTACCGCGATTATCAATTGGAGAAGCGTATACCGGAGATGACGAAGGTGTTCAAGGAGCAAGCGGCAACGATTCAACGTGTGGCCGATTACTTGGAGCAAGCAACGGGGGAGCGCAGCGACAAAGTAGCTGTTCTGCATACGATGGTTCGTCAATTGGAAGAAATGGTGGACAAACCGGAAACCGTCGCAAGGCGCTTGAATGCATTTAAAATCAATGTCGGCGGTCTTGGAACATGGATTCTGACCGTACGTGAACAACCGCTTACACTTGATTATTTGGTTGTCTCCTCGCCAGATCGCGAGCTCCCTCAGGCGGAGGCAACGGCATTGGGTCGAATAAAGCACGAGCTTGGCGGCTATATAGCCTCTTATACCGAAGACTATGACAGCATTGGAAATACAGGAGAAAATCAGCGTTCCATAACCGTCTGGATTACGACAGGGCGGGATCAGGCGCAAGTGCTGAAAAGCTTGATTGACGATTCGTTTACATCGGCATCGAATATTTCGGTGAAGCTTAGGCTCGTCCCGGGCAACATCCTTCTACCGGCTACTTTAGCTGAGGAAGGGCCTGACGTTGCTATGCAGATTGGCGAAGATGTACCCGTCAACTATGCGATGCGGAACGCCTCTGCGGACTTATCGAGCTTTGCTGATTTCAAGGAGGTGGCGTCCCGTTTCCGCGACAGCGCACTGGAACCGTATGTGTACAGCAACGGGGTGTATGCCCTTCCGGAGCAGCAGACGTTCCCGATGCTGTTTTATCGCAAGGATATTTTGGAGGAGCTGGAATTGACGCCGCCTAAAACCTGGCAGGAAGTATACAACATGATTTCCGTTCTTCAAAAGCATAATATGGAGTTTTATTTGCCTATTGAGGCGGCAACCAATAACGCGAACCTCGTTCCGAATGCGACATTCGCGATGCTGCTGTACCAAAATGGCGGAGCGTTCTATCGGGATGAGGACAAAAGAAGCGCTTTGGATTCCGAGATATCGATGGAAGCCTTCAAGAGATGGTCGCAGTTCTATACGAACTACAAGTTTCCGCTGCAAGCGGACTTTCCTAATCGCTTTCGGACGGGTGAGATGCCTGTCGGCATTGCGGACTATACGACCTACAATGCACTGACGGTCATGGCACCGGAAATTAAAGGCCTATGGGACTTTACAATCGTGCCCGGCATGGAGCAGCAGAACGGCTCGATCAATCATGAAGTTGCCAGCCATACAACCGCAGTGATGATGCTTGAGAATGCGAATGACAAGGACTCGGCATGGGAATTTATGAAATGGTGGACGGACAAGGAAACCCAAGTGGCATACGGACGCGAGATGGAAGGGCTTATGGGTGAAGCGGCACGTTATCCGACAGCTAATATGGAGGCGCTTGGGCAATTGCCTTGGCCGATTAAGGACTATCAAAATTTAGAGAGCCAGTGGCAGTGGGTGCGAGGAATCCCGCAGGTTCCAGGCGGCTATTTCACGGGCAGGCATCTGGATAATGCCTTCCGAAAAGTCGTCAATGGAAATGAGAATCCTCGTGAGGCATTATCCGATTATATTTTGTACATTAACGATGAAATAGCGATCAAACGAAAGGAATTCAACTTACCGTACTAG
- a CDS encoding sugar ABC transporter permease: protein MKLITKLGLKQRTYAQQKAFLGFIFVLPWLLGFVFFFFIPMVSSLRYSFSSISANSEGLSIQFIGFSNFVEALTINTSFNRILTEAIVDMVVNVPLIVIFSLFLAVLLNQKFFGRAIARSIFFLPVILASGVIMTLESTSLIQAVNDQNAGSSIINAFGAYELAGLMLDAGVNEDIVLYLTGAVDRIYQIVSQSGVQLLIFLAGIQTISPQLYEASKMEGATGYEAFWKITFPMVSPLILVNMIYTIIDSFSRNNMTELIRETGFATFNFGLSSAMAWLYFLAIMIILLISSYFVSKRVFYQD from the coding sequence TTGAAGCTTATTACGAAGCTCGGGTTGAAGCAGCGGACATATGCGCAGCAGAAGGCTTTTTTAGGTTTTATTTTTGTACTGCCCTGGCTGCTTGGATTTGTTTTTTTCTTTTTTATTCCGATGGTCTCCTCCTTACGCTACAGCTTTAGTTCTATTTCGGCTAACTCGGAGGGCCTGAGCATCCAATTTATCGGATTTTCAAACTTTGTGGAGGCTTTGACGATCAATACGAGCTTTAATCGCATATTGACAGAAGCGATTGTGGACATGGTCGTAAACGTACCATTGATCGTTATATTCAGTTTGTTTTTAGCTGTATTGCTGAATCAGAAATTTTTCGGCAGAGCTATTGCAAGGTCGATCTTTTTTCTGCCTGTCATTTTGGCTTCGGGGGTTATTATGACGCTTGAGAGCACAAGCTTGATCCAAGCTGTCAATGACCAAAATGCGGGCTCCAGCATCATCAATGCTTTTGGCGCTTATGAGCTGGCCGGATTAATGCTTGATGCGGGAGTTAATGAAGACATTGTCTTGTATCTTACGGGGGCAGTCGACCGTATTTATCAGATTGTAAGTCAGTCGGGCGTGCAGCTCTTGATCTTCCTAGCGGGTATCCAGACGATATCTCCTCAGCTGTATGAGGCGTCCAAGATGGAGGGAGCTACGGGCTATGAAGCATTTTGGAAAATTACGTTCCCGATGGTCAGCCCACTCATTCTCGTCAATATGATCTATACGATTATCGATTCGTTCTCAAGGAATAATATGACGGAATTGATTCGGGAGACGGGCTTTGCCACCTTTAACTTTGGACTCAGCTCAGCGATGGCATGGCTTTATTTTCTGGCAATCATGATTATTTTGCTGATCAGCTCGTATTTTGTATCTAAAAGGGTGTTCTACCAAGACTAA
- a CDS encoding DUF5696 domain-containing protein: protein MNIAKNALLVACFLVGIIIAGCSDTPSGNHSEDDNQALSVFAQGKSLSAAFTDSRVAGMKGVAENDQLRLFVDDQNGAIAVLIKQTGEIWNSNPLDRGSDSLATGVNKDLLSSQIKIDFYNSFGQINSINSYTDSVVHKQINVTEIPSGISVSYQFGTSAKTAEDLPKMLSKARFKELSGKLKKAGKRALLIAYKEDTEKAVYTRNDSALNGLQLERALAALEESGYTEAELQEDMAELQFTQEKPAARIFQASIEYTLDADSLVAKIPVSSIRYPDEYPVNTISLLSFFGAGGKDEDGSMFVPDGSGALIHFNNGKTKYPAYQQLVYGADQTIDRTENAAREQKVRLPVFGIIREGGAFLGIIEEGASVATIHADIGGRLNSYNYVYPNFYVINKGTVYLDGNGQQRSLPRFQENPMKSDYTIRYAFLSGKQASYQGMARYYQQYLEKKNGLLKHEADDTTMDTPFYLQLVGSISKQKHFVGIPYQALEPLTTFEQAQTIIEQLQQREISDIKLKYSGWFNGGLDHKVPNHVRVDKEIGGSKGLQEFIAFAQSKGISLFPEVSVLTALTGGGFDESDEASRTLREVPAMLYPLDLALNRRDITKSPSYVISPRLVVGYTDSMLKGIRDLQPGGLSLQDLADQLNSDFRKNKQMDRTVSEAISGEALEKIRDEKLKVMANGGNAYALPYLSHITNAPLSGSGFKLEDEEIPFYQMVIRGFIEYAGAPYNLSTYTNEKQYVLKNLEYGAGVYFEWIYEPNYKVKDSEYNHLYAVNYKLWLDKASEIYQEVNAVLRSVRNERITTHDKLDEGVFKTVYENGIYVIVNYNQTQVTVEGRTVEAESYITGGERS, encoded by the coding sequence ATGAATATAGCCAAAAATGCCCTGTTGGTCGCATGCTTCCTAGTCGGGATTATCATTGCAGGCTGCTCCGATACGCCATCTGGCAATCATAGCGAGGACGATAATCAGGCTTTGTCGGTATTTGCGCAGGGGAAGTCCTTGAGCGCTGCTTTCACGGATTCTCGTGTCGCCGGTATGAAGGGAGTAGCTGAAAATGACCAACTGCGGCTATTCGTAGATGATCAGAATGGGGCGATAGCGGTTCTTATTAAACAAACGGGTGAAATATGGAACAGCAACCCGCTTGATCGAGGCTCGGATTCGCTTGCTACGGGAGTAAACAAGGATTTATTGTCCTCGCAAATAAAAATTGATTTTTATAATAGCTTTGGCCAGATCAACTCTATTAATTCATACACAGACAGTGTTGTCCATAAACAGATTAATGTCACAGAGATTCCGAGTGGGATCAGCGTATCTTATCAATTTGGAACGAGCGCAAAAACAGCAGAAGATTTACCCAAAATGTTAAGCAAGGCCCGTTTCAAGGAATTGTCGGGCAAGCTGAAGAAAGCGGGAAAAAGAGCCTTGCTCATCGCTTATAAAGAGGATACGGAAAAAGCGGTATATACAAGAAATGACAGCGCATTGAATGGGCTTCAATTGGAGCGGGCGCTCGCTGCGTTGGAGGAATCGGGTTATACAGAAGCGGAGCTGCAGGAGGACATGGCCGAGCTTCAATTTACGCAGGAGAAGCCCGCCGCGCGCATTTTTCAAGCATCGATTGAATATACGCTGGATGCGGATAGCCTAGTTGCCAAAATTCCCGTTTCCAGCATCCGCTATCCCGATGAATATCCCGTTAACACGATTTCGCTCCTCAGCTTTTTTGGTGCAGGAGGGAAGGATGAGGACGGTTCGATGTTCGTTCCGGACGGCTCAGGTGCTCTTATCCACTTTAACAACGGAAAAACCAAATATCCAGCCTATCAGCAGCTTGTCTACGGGGCGGATCAAACGATAGACAGAACCGAGAATGCAGCTAGAGAACAGAAGGTGAGACTCCCTGTGTTTGGGATTATTCGGGAGGGCGGAGCTTTTCTCGGAATCATTGAGGAGGGCGCATCTGTTGCTACCATCCATGCGGACATTGGAGGCAGGTTGAACAGCTACAACTATGTTTATCCGAATTTTTATGTGATCAATAAGGGAACAGTATACCTAGATGGGAATGGGCAGCAGCGTTCACTCCCAAGATTTCAAGAAAATCCGATGAAAAGCGATTATACGATCCGTTATGCTTTTCTAAGTGGCAAGCAAGCTTCTTACCAAGGAATGGCTCGATATTATCAGCAATATTTGGAGAAAAAGAATGGATTGCTTAAGCACGAAGCAGATGATACGACAATGGATACCCCCTTCTATTTGCAGCTGGTTGGAAGCATATCCAAGCAGAAGCACTTCGTGGGCATTCCCTATCAGGCACTTGAACCGCTTACGACATTCGAGCAAGCGCAGACCATTATCGAGCAGCTGCAGCAGCGTGAGATAAGCGATATTAAGCTCAAGTATTCTGGCTGGTTTAATGGAGGTCTCGATCATAAAGTCCCGAACCATGTTAGGGTCGATAAGGAAATCGGGGGGAGCAAGGGCTTGCAGGAGTTTATTGCGTTTGCCCAGAGCAAAGGGATTTCTCTGTTCCCGGAGGTTTCCGTTTTGACTGCGCTTACAGGAGGAGGGTTCGATGAGTCCGATGAAGCTTCAAGAACGCTAAGAGAGGTTCCTGCCATGCTTTATCCGCTTGATCTGGCATTGAATCGACGTGATATAACCAAATCGCCGTCCTATGTCATATCCCCACGGCTCGTAGTAGGTTATACGGATTCCATGCTCAAAGGCATTCGTGATTTACAGCCTGGAGGCCTCTCGCTGCAGGATTTGGCTGATCAATTGAATAGCGATTTCCGTAAAAACAAGCAAATGGATCGAACGGTGTCTGAAGCCATATCGGGCGAAGCGCTGGAGAAAATTCGGGATGAAAAGTTGAAGGTAATGGCTAACGGAGGAAATGCCTATGCGCTGCCTTATTTGTCCCATATTACGAATGCACCGTTGTCCGGCAGCGGATTTAAGCTTGAGGATGAAGAAATTCCTTTCTATCAGATGGTCATTCGTGGGTTTATTGAATACGCCGGGGCGCCGTATAATCTTTCTACCTATACGAATGAAAAGCAATATGTGCTGAAAAATTTGGAATATGGAGCGGGTGTTTACTTCGAATGGATTTACGAGCCGAACTATAAGGTAAAAGATAGTGAATACAATCATCTCTATGCTGTCAATTACAAGCTATGGCTCGATAAAGCCTCCGAGATCTATCAAGAAGTGAACGCCGTTCTGAGGAGCGTTCGAAACGAGCGGATTACCACGCATGACAAGCTGGATGAAGGCGTATTTAAGACGGTTTATGAGAATGGAATATATGTGATTGTGAACTATAACCAGACTCAAGTGACGGTTGAAGGCAGGACGGTTGAAGCCGAGAGCTATATTACGGGTGGTGAACGCTCTTGA
- a CDS encoding carbohydrate ABC transporter permease, whose translation MIMDRLLSLESWKRWLWSFVRLTLIAGLSFVILYPILQKISTAIKSKTDLYSPIVIWIPQNYSLDNIKQAIAIMDYWQTLLNTFALSSTTTLLTAASCALAGYAFARLKFKGSKLLFGGVILTIMVPPTTILIPVYLNLKDFTLMGLIPLLTGKSVNLLNTYWPFILTSITANSLRAGLYIFIFRQFFRGVPKEVEEAAYMDGAGVGQTFLRIMLPNAMPAIVTVLLFSFVWQWNDSFFTTTYLTSSKVMSTQLASLPYNLSIFLQDGASSKADPFYLSMVQDTGILLAILPLIILYLFVQRYFVESIERTGLVG comes from the coding sequence TTGATAATGGACCGATTATTATCGCTAGAAAGCTGGAAGCGGTGGCTGTGGTCATTCGTTCGTTTAACTTTAATCGCAGGATTATCCTTCGTTATCCTTTATCCTATTCTGCAAAAGATTTCTACAGCGATAAAGTCCAAGACCGATCTATACTCACCGATTGTAATATGGATTCCACAAAATTATTCGCTGGATAATATTAAGCAGGCGATAGCCATTATGGATTATTGGCAGACGCTGCTGAACACGTTTGCGCTGTCGTCGACAACGACCCTGCTGACGGCTGCCTCCTGCGCGCTCGCTGGCTATGCTTTTGCAAGACTTAAGTTTAAAGGGAGCAAGCTGCTTTTTGGCGGCGTCATTCTAACGATCATGGTTCCGCCTACGACTATACTTATTCCCGTGTATTTAAACCTGAAGGACTTTACCCTGATGGGCTTGATTCCTTTATTGACGGGGAAATCTGTTAATTTGCTGAACACGTATTGGCCGTTTATTTTAACCTCCATAACAGCCAATTCCTTGCGAGCAGGGCTGTATATTTTTATTTTTCGCCAATTTTTTAGAGGTGTGCCCAAGGAGGTTGAGGAGGCCGCTTATATGGACGGTGCGGGTGTCGGGCAGACGTTTTTACGCATTATGCTGCCAAATGCGATGCCGGCAATCGTAACCGTGTTGCTGTTCTCGTTCGTATGGCAGTGGAACGACAGCTTCTTTACGACAACCTACCTAACGTCGAGCAAAGTGATGTCTACACAATTGGCTTCCTTGCCTTATAATTTATCCATCTTTCTCCAAGACGGCGCATCCTCCAAAGCAGACCCGTTTTACTTGAGCATGGTACAGGACACGGGAATACTGCTTGCGATTTTGCCGCTAATTATTCTTTATCTGTTCGTGCAGCGCTACTTTGTCGAAAGTATCGAGCGGACAGGACTTGTTGGATAA
- a CDS encoding sugar ABC transporter permease, whose translation MQAETATGKTVPKPVQPTKTSKWAHTIKELKRNKHHYILMSPYMLIFFLFTVIPVVFSLCLSFFYFNMLEFPRFVGWQNYSRLFLNDDVFMIALKNTFMFAVITGPVSYIACFLFAWIINELSPKIRAVMTLIFYAPSISGNVFFIWLIVFSGDSYGYLNGFLIKYGLMLEPILWLTNEKYILPIVILVQLWLSLGTSFLAFIAGLQTIDQTLIEAGAVDGINNRWQELWFITLPSMRPQLLFGAVLQITGAFAVADISIALAGFPSVNYAAHTVVTHLMDFGSIRFEMGYASAIATVLFVIMIGTNMLTQKMLRKVGE comes from the coding sequence ATGCAAGCAGAAACAGCAACAGGTAAAACCGTTCCTAAACCCGTCCAGCCAACGAAGACGTCCAAATGGGCACATACGATAAAGGAGTTGAAAAGAAACAAGCATCACTATATTTTGATGAGTCCGTATATGCTTATTTTCTTCTTATTTACGGTCATTCCAGTCGTATTCTCTTTATGTCTAAGCTTCTTTTATTTTAATATGCTCGAATTTCCGCGTTTTGTTGGCTGGCAAAACTATTCAAGGCTGTTTCTTAACGACGATGTATTCATGATTGCCTTAAAAAATACCTTTATGTTCGCGGTCATTACCGGCCCGGTCAGCTATATCGCTTGTTTTCTATTTGCATGGATCATCAATGAGCTGTCACCGAAGATTCGTGCGGTCATGACCTTGATTTTCTATGCGCCATCGATTTCTGGAAATGTGTTCTTTATATGGCTGATCGTATTTTCCGGAGATAGCTACGGCTATTTAAATGGGTTTCTGATCAAATATGGATTAATGCTGGAACCGATTTTATGGCTGACCAATGAGAAATATATTTTGCCGATCGTGATTCTCGTCCAGCTATGGCTTAGCCTGGGCACGAGCTTTCTCGCCTTTATCGCGGGTCTGCAAACGATTGATCAGACGTTGATTGAAGCGGGCGCCGTTGATGGCATTAACAATCGTTGGCAGGAATTGTGGTTCATTACGCTGCCTTCCATGAGGCCGCAGCTGTTATTCGGGGCCGTCCTGCAGATTACTGGAGCATTCGCGGTTGCGGACATCTCCATTGCGCTGGCTGGCTTTCCAAGTGTCAACTATGCTGCGCATACGGTGGTTACGCACCTGATGGACTTTGGCTCGATTCGCTTTGAAATGGGCTACGCGTCAGCCATTGCGACAGTTCTTTTTGTCATTATGATTGGAACGAATATGCTGACACAGAAAATGCTGCGAAAGGTCGGTGAGTGA
- a CDS encoding YIP1 family protein, which translates to MNSELYKYPFYLIMHPFNGYWELKYDRNQKASIVISFVILFLLAVTNIMQSQYSGFVVNLVNPNGMNSFMEILYVVVPVLFWCVANWSLTTLMDGEGKFVDIFTSTCFALIPFVIIQLPWILLSNFISLQETAFYHFSSSIAMIWCVFLLFVGNMTVHQYTPSKTIGTIILTIAAMGFMAFLSLLFFSLIQQMLAFISVIYQELVLRS; encoded by the coding sequence TTGAACAGTGAGCTGTATAAATACCCTTTCTATCTCATTATGCATCCCTTTAATGGCTATTGGGAGCTGAAATATGACCGCAATCAAAAGGCGAGCATCGTCATTTCTTTTGTGATTCTGTTTTTGCTGGCCGTGACCAATATTATGCAGAGCCAGTACAGCGGGTTTGTGGTCAATCTCGTTAATCCAAATGGAATGAACAGCTTTATGGAGATTTTGTATGTCGTTGTTCCCGTATTGTTTTGGTGTGTGGCCAATTGGTCGCTGACGACCTTAATGGATGGGGAAGGGAAGTTTGTCGACATCTTTACTTCAACATGCTTTGCATTAATACCGTTCGTTATTATTCAGCTACCTTGGATTTTGCTGAGCAATTTCATTTCGCTGCAGGAGACGGCGTTTTATCATTTTTCCAGCAGCATCGCCATGATATGGTGCGTGTTTCTGCTCTTTGTCGGCAATATGACGGTTCATCAATATACGCCGTCCAAGACGATCGGGACCATCATTTTGACGATTGCAGCTATGGGGTTCATGGCCTTTTTAAGCTTATTGTTCTTTAGTTTAATCCAGCAGATGCTGGCTTTTATATCGGTTATTTATCAAGAATTGGTTTTGAGAAGCTAA
- a CDS encoding carbohydrate ABC transporter permease yields the protein MKMLAVLRTPKRLNRSFLVSFLLFALLALFGAFMAMPLIYAVNNAFKPLDELFIFPPRIFVHNPTLDNFFDLVAIMGNSWVPLTRYIANTVIITIIGTAGHILLASAAAYPLAKYRFLGSKTLFSIVVLSLMFSGHVTAIPNYMVMSWLGWINTHASIIVPSLAFPLGLFLMKQFMEQIPDALLEAAKIDGANEYRIFWSIVMPNVKPAWLTLMILQFPMLWGTDGGSFIYSENLKTLHYALGQITQGGIARAGVGAAVALILMVVPITLFIISQSSVIQTMATSGMKE from the coding sequence ATGAAAATGCTCGCGGTCCTTCGGACGCCCAAAAGGCTCAATCGTTCCTTTCTAGTCAGCTTTTTGCTATTCGCGCTCCTGGCCTTATTCGGCGCTTTTATGGCAATGCCCTTGATTTATGCAGTGAACAATGCGTTTAAGCCGCTTGATGAGCTGTTTATTTTCCCGCCACGCATATTTGTGCACAACCCAACGCTGGATAACTTTTTTGACCTGGTGGCGATAATGGGCAATTCGTGGGTCCCGCTCACGCGATATATTGCAAATACGGTGATCATTACAATTATCGGTACGGCCGGCCATATTTTGCTTGCCTCGGCCGCAGCATATCCACTAGCAAAATACCGATTTTTGGGATCAAAAACGCTGTTCTCCATCGTAGTGCTGTCCTTGATGTTTTCTGGGCATGTGACGGCAATTCCCAACTATATGGTGATGTCATGGCTTGGATGGATTAACACGCATGCGTCGATTATTGTACCGTCACTTGCCTTTCCGTTAGGTCTGTTCCTCATGAAGCAGTTCATGGAGCAAATACCGGATGCCTTGCTGGAGGCGGCAAAAATTGATGGTGCTAATGAATACCGGATTTTTTGGAGCATTGTCATGCCGAATGTGAAGCCTGCATGGTTAACGCTCATGATTTTACAGTTTCCTATGTTATGGGGGACCGATGGGGGCAGCTTTATCTACAGTGAGAATTTAAAGACGCTGCATTATGCTTTGGGTCAAATTACGCAAGGGGGAATTGCCAGAGCAGGAGTCGGTGCGGCAGTTGCGCTAATCTTGATGGTCGTTCCGATCACACTCTTTATCATTTCCCAGAGCAGCGTCATTCAGACGATGGCAACTTCCGGAATGAAAGAGTAG